In a single window of the Hippocampus zosterae strain Florida chromosome 6, ASM2543408v3, whole genome shotgun sequence genome:
- the carnmt1 gene encoding carnosine N-methyltransferase isoform X1, translated as MAETKEETLLTGDFPRDRKTFSPEEEARLERQHFWRIIDAFRYYRRHVQEHVNRAERHFRSLPQRHQNLLPSLLPNLARIRQCADHNHEVLQAIVQHSIHMFENIECGEREDPRKVRSSSTFDMDKLKSTIKQFVRDWSEAGQGERDSCYQPIIREIQRHFPSDQYDVSKVSVLVPGAGLGRLAWEIARLGYICQGNEWSFFMLFSSNFVLNRCEKVNCLTLYPWIHQFSNNKKSSDQTRAIRFPDVNPQSLPQDSDFSMVAGDFLEVYSDADSWDCVATCFFIDTAHNVIQYVETIWKILKPGGVWINLGPLLYHFENMANELSVELSYEDIRAAMVKLGFQIVVENQSLLTTYTENERSMLRYIYDCVFFVARKPEHLYSHCQAEDNQQHSPPAAKSLRQENLECHT; from the exons ATGGCGGAAACAAAAGAGGAGACACTGCTAACTGGAGACTTTCCCAGGGACAGAAAAACGTTCAGCCCCGAGGAAGAAGCCAGGCTAGAAAGGCAACATTTTTGGAGGATAATCGATGCCTTTCGATATTACAG GAGGCACGTACAAGAGCACGTGAATCGAGCAGAGCGTCACTTTCGTAGTCTTCCTCAGCGCCACCAGAATTTACTGCCGTCTTTACTGCCAAACCTGGCCCGAATCCGTCAATGTGCAGACCACAACCATGAAGTTCTCCAGGCCATCGTCCAGCACAGCATTCACATGTTTGAGAACATCGAATGTGGGGAGAGG GAGGATCCGAGGAAGGTGCGCTCCTCCTCAACTTTTGACATGGACAAGCTCAAGTCCACCATAAAGCAGTTTGTCAGAGACTGGAGCGAGGCGGGTCAGGGGGAGCGGGACTCCTGTTATCAGCCCATCATCCGGGAGATCCAAAGGCACTTCCCAAGTGACCAATA TGATGTGTCTAAGGTCAGTGTGCTGGTCCCGGGGGCTGGACTTGGTCGTCTGGCCTGGGAAATTGCTCGTCTGGGTTATATTTGCCAGGGCAACGAATGGAGCTTCTTCATGCTCTTCTCTTCCAACTTTGTTCTTAATAG GTGTGAAAAGGTGAATTGTCTGACACTGTACCCATGGATTCACCAGTTCAGCAACAATAAGAAGTCGTCCGATCAGACACGGGCCATCAGATTTCCTGATGTCAATCCTCAGAGCCTACCGCAAGATTCAGACTTCTCCATGGTAGCAGGGGACTTTCTAGAAGTCTACTCTGATGCAG ATTCTTGGGACTGTGTGGCTACTTGCTTCTTTATCGACACGGCTCATAATGTCATACAGTATGTGGAGACCATCTGGAAGATTCTTAAACCTGGAGGAGTGTGGATTAATCTGG GTCCACTGCTGTACCATTTTGAGAACATGGCCAATGAGCTCTCAGTGGAACTCAGCTATGAAGACATCAGGGCAGCTATGGTGAAATTGGGCTTCCAAATAGTG GTGGAGAATCAGTCTCTGCTTACCACCTACACGGAGAATGAACGTTCCATGTTAAGATACATTTATGACTGCGTCTTCTTTGTGGCACGGAAACCAGAACATCTGTACTCTCACTGTCAGGCAGAGGATAACCAACAGCATTCGCCGCCAGCTGCCAAATCGCTACGACAAGAAAACCTAGAGTGCCATACGTGA
- the carnmt1 gene encoding carnosine N-methyltransferase isoform X2: MAETKEETLLTGDFPRDRKTFSPEEEARLERQHFWRIIDAFRYYRRHVQEHVNRAERHFRSLPQRHQNLLPSLLPNLARIRQCADHNHEVLQAIVQHSIHMFENIECGEREDPRKVRSSSTFDMDKLKSTIKQFVRDWSEAGQGERDSCYQPIIREIQRHFPSDQYDVSKVSVLVPGAGLGRLAWEIARLGYICQGNEWSFFMLFSSNFVLNRCEKVNCLTLYPWIHQFSNNKKSSDQTRAIRFPDVNPQSLPQDSDFSMVAGDFLEVYSDADSWDCVATCFFIDTAHNVIQYVETIWKILKPGGVWINLGESSSQSPSVNNIKRSTAVPF; the protein is encoded by the exons ATGGCGGAAACAAAAGAGGAGACACTGCTAACTGGAGACTTTCCCAGGGACAGAAAAACGTTCAGCCCCGAGGAAGAAGCCAGGCTAGAAAGGCAACATTTTTGGAGGATAATCGATGCCTTTCGATATTACAG GAGGCACGTACAAGAGCACGTGAATCGAGCAGAGCGTCACTTTCGTAGTCTTCCTCAGCGCCACCAGAATTTACTGCCGTCTTTACTGCCAAACCTGGCCCGAATCCGTCAATGTGCAGACCACAACCATGAAGTTCTCCAGGCCATCGTCCAGCACAGCATTCACATGTTTGAGAACATCGAATGTGGGGAGAGG GAGGATCCGAGGAAGGTGCGCTCCTCCTCAACTTTTGACATGGACAAGCTCAAGTCCACCATAAAGCAGTTTGTCAGAGACTGGAGCGAGGCGGGTCAGGGGGAGCGGGACTCCTGTTATCAGCCCATCATCCGGGAGATCCAAAGGCACTTCCCAAGTGACCAATA TGATGTGTCTAAGGTCAGTGTGCTGGTCCCGGGGGCTGGACTTGGTCGTCTGGCCTGGGAAATTGCTCGTCTGGGTTATATTTGCCAGGGCAACGAATGGAGCTTCTTCATGCTCTTCTCTTCCAACTTTGTTCTTAATAG GTGTGAAAAGGTGAATTGTCTGACACTGTACCCATGGATTCACCAGTTCAGCAACAATAAGAAGTCGTCCGATCAGACACGGGCCATCAGATTTCCTGATGTCAATCCTCAGAGCCTACCGCAAGATTCAGACTTCTCCATGGTAGCAGGGGACTTTCTAGAAGTCTACTCTGATGCAG ATTCTTGGGACTGTGTGGCTACTTGCTTCTTTATCGACACGGCTCATAATGTCATACAGTATGTGGAGACCATCTGGAAGATTCTTAAACCTGGAGGAGTGTGGATTAATCTGGGTGAGTCCTCGTCACAGTCCCCGTCTGTAAACAATATAAAAAG GTCCACTGCTGTACCATTTTGA
- the wu:fa19b12 gene encoding uncharacterized protein wu:fa19b12, whose product MAKRHADNTLFSQSPAKKKIRSLCRVVDLHLESMAVYGGVSPSCKLALLNDRCRKRRHSLGISDVAQEEAPLHLKAANPDALKESMSHPHTCGRYHEYLDSTTARKRRREESVGLGTAAAKVYDETDADNEDCTYNSFQYWKVPLPQLDLSLLEETTERCQIKHNLIVRNALDAMET is encoded by the exons ATGGCGAAGAGGCACGCTGACAAcactttattttcccaatcaccCGCTAAGAAAAAAATCCGGTCCCTTTGTCGTGTTGTTGATTTACACCTCGAGAGCATGGCTGTGTACGGGGGCGTGAGCCCATCGTGCAAGCTAGCTTTGTTGAATGATCGTTGCAGAAAAAGACGACATAGTTTAGGAATTTCAGATGTTGCACAAGAAGAAGCGCCTCTGCATCTCAAGGCGGCAAACCCAGACGCGCTCAAGGAGAGTATGTCTCATCCGCACACATGCGGTCGTTATCATGAATATCTGGACTCCACCACGGCCAGAAAACGACGCCGAGAAGAATCGGTGGGATTAGGGACTGCCGCTGCTAAGGTTTACGATGAA ACAGACGCCGATAATGAAGATTGCACTTACAACTCATTTCAGTACTGGAAGGTCCCTTTGCCTCAACTCGACCTTTCGCTCCTGGAGGAAACCACAGAACGGTgccaaataaaacacaatttaattGTCAGAAACGCTTTGGATGCAATGGAGACTTGA
- the trpm6 gene encoding transient receptor potential cation channel subfamily M member 6 isoform X3 has translation MNTSQTSPPTMSHKSWIEATFSKRDCVKFIPSSRDLHRCIPVLQVCQSLIRCCCGRLVAEHSWQKAPPSTVIFPDPEQNVPEDWSLELHTRASPTNAYGTIDFQDSATRGCRAKFVRMSVDSKPEALLQLMLREWQMDRPKVLFSVHGGSENFTLTPKVKQAFTKGLITAARSTGAWILTDGINTGVSKYVGEAVKTFGGHNLRKRNTVGVTPWGVIDNNTNLIGRDVFRPYQPLGNPLSKRADLNSFHSHFLLVDDGTLGKYGCQEGFRKKLEKHIQLLKIHPRFNQRVPMVCVIVEGGPAIVSTVLDYVSNNPPVPVFVFEGSGRAADLFAFLHKHSDSDRQLDADIKEGFLLRIGEVFGVDRKEASCLCALLLECMDHRQSITIFDSESEDHMAPDAAILNTILKGTKSSAEEQLSMTLAWDRADIAQKSVLVYGQHWPVGSLEQAMLDALVMDRVSFVKLLIDNGMTMSHFLTVDRLEELYNMPQGQTDHFLHHLVEDVKQTSLPPGYRLSLIDMGLVIEYLIGGAYRSTYTRKHFRTAYNRLNSQRRGNPQEPHFFRTAQPYKRRASPQEPHFFRTAQPYKRKDQNVPRTTSVMAVWSTGLCEAPLAFSFNFNDVFVWAVLQQRQQMALFLWQHGEEALARATVACKLYRSMAFKARQSSMDDYIAEQFKAYSLEFGQLAVNVLDCAFRQNEKMAMKLLTSEMDAWSHFTSLQIAVSSCHRPFVSHSCTQSLLTDLWTGPLNMRKNSHLKIILSLLLPPAILLLEFKSKAEMCHVPQSHEAILFGRDTLKTGVRHDKTDHMANQDAEHGLPSQGRSRVSGSEDLFPITLCTVSWITRLYEFYTAPVVKFWFHTMSYLAFLMLFSYTILVKMDDQPGVQEWLVILYILTTAVEKTREVLMSEPRKLSHKLKIWFSEYWNVSDFIAIVIFLFALVMRWHADPYRTVGRIAYCLDIIFWFVRVMDLLAVNQHAGPYLTMITKMTSNMFFIVVMMAIVLLSFGVSRKAILSPDEDPSWSLARDVVFQPYWMIYGEVYASEIDRQWFSSSH, from the exons ATGAACACGTCTCAAACTAGTCCTCCAACTATG TCACATAAATCATGGATTGAGGCAACATTCTCCAAGAGAGATTGTGTGAAGTTTATCCCCTCCTCCCGAGATCTACACAG ATGCATTCCAGTATTGCAAGTTTGCCAAAGCTTGATAAG GTGTTGTTGTGGTCGTCTAGTGGCGGAACACTCTTGGCAAAAGGCACCTCCCTCCACAGTCATCTTTCCTGATCCTGAACAGAATGTACCAGAGGACTGGTCCTTGGAGCTACACACTCGAGCCAGTCCCACCAATGCGTATGGGACCATCGACTTTCAGGACAGTGCAACACGTGGCTGTCGGGCCAAG TTTGTGCGCATGTCCGTGGACTCGAAGCCAGAGGCGCTGCTCCAACTGATGTTGAGGGAATGGCAGATGGATAGACCGAAGGTCCTATTTTCTGTCCATGGAGGATCTGAGAACTTCACCCTGACCCCCAAAGTCAAGCAAGCCTTCACTAAAGGCCTGATCACTGCGGCCCGCAGCACAGGGGCTTGGATACTTACTGATGGTATTAATACTG GTGTGTCCAAGTATGTGGGTGAGGCAGTGAAAACCTTTGGTGGCCACAACCTGAGGAAGAGGAACACAGTTGGGGTCACACCTTGGGGAGTGATAGACAACAACACAAACCTTATAGGAAGAGAT GTTTTCAGGCCTTACCAGCCACTGGGGAACCCTTTGAGCAAGAGAGCCGATCTGAACAGTTTCCACTCCCACTTTCTACTGGTGGATGATGGAACTTTAGGAAAATATGGTTGTCAAGAAGGATTCAGGAAGAAGCTGGAGAAACACATTCAACTGCTGAAGATCCACCCTC GATTTAACCAAAGAGTGCCAATGGTGTGTGTGATAGTAGAAGGAGGCCCTGCCATTGTTTCCACAGTGCTGGACTATGTCAGTAATAACCCCCCTGTACCAGTCTTCGTGTTTGAGGGATCTGGAAGGGCTGCGGACCTGTTTGCCTTTTTACATAAGCACTCTGATAGTGACAG GCAGTTAGATGCAGACATTAAAGAGGGTTTCCTTTTAAGGATTGGAGAGGTGTTTGGAGTCGACAGAAAGGAAGCGTCTTGCCTTTGCGCTCTCCTCCTGGAATGTATGGATCACAGACAATCT ATAACCATCTTTGATTCAGAGTCAGAGGACCACATGGCCCCAGATGCCGCCATTTTGAACACTATTCTCAAGG GCACAAAGTCAAGTGCTGAAGAGCAGCTGAGTATGACTCTAGCCTGGGACAGGGCTGACATTGCACAGAAAAGCGTTCTGGTGTATGGACAACATTGGCCG GTGGGTTCATTGGAACAGGCCATGCTGGATGCTTTGGTGATGGACCGCGTCAGTTTTGTCAAATTGCTGATTGACAATGGAATGACTATGAGTCACTTCCTCACCGTGGATCGCCTGGAGGAACTTTATAACATG CCTCAAGGACAGACTGACCATTTTCTTCATCACCTTGTTGAGGATGTGAAACAG acctCTCTACCTCCAGGATACCGGCTGTCTCTCATTGACATGGGCTTAGTCATAGAATACCTCATCGGAGGAGCGTACCGCAGCACCTATACACGCAAACACTTCAGAACTGCCTACAATAGACTAAACTCTCAACGAAGGGGAAATCCTCAGGAACCGCATTTCTTTCGAACTGCTCAGCCTTACAAACGGAGGGCAAGTCCTCAGGAACCGCATTTCTTTCGAACTGCTCAGCCTTACAAACGGAAG GACCAGAACGTGCCACGTACTACCAGTGTAATGGCTGTATGGAGTACCGGACTTTGTGAAGCACCACTGGCTTTTTCTTTCAACTTTAATGATGTCTTTGTGTGGGCCGTGCTTCAGCAGCGCCAACAGATGGCGCTGTTCCTGTGGCAACATGGCGAAGAGGCTCTTGCTCGGGCCACAGTAGCTTGCAAGCTTTACCGCTCTATGGCCTTTAAGGCACGGCAAAGCAGCATGGATGATTACATTGCGGAGCAATTCAAAGCATATTCACT TGAATTTGGGCAGCTGGCAGTGAATGTTTTAGACTGCGCATTTCGTcagaatgagaagatggcaatGAAGCTGCTCACTTCTGAGATGGACGCATGGAGCCACTTTACCAGCCTGCAAATTGCAGTTTCCTCATGTCACAGACCTTTTGTTTCGCACTCTTGTACTCAGTCCCTCCTCACTGATCTCTGGACCGGTCCACTCAACATGAGAAAAAACTCACATTTAAAG atcattttgagccttctCCTGCCTCCTGCCATTCTGCTTTTGGAATTCAAAAGTAAAGCTGAAATGTGTCATGTTCCCCAGTCTCATGAGGCAATTCTGTTTGGACGTGACACTCTTAAGACAGGAGTAAGGCATGATAAAACCGATCACATG GCTAACCAGGATGCAGAGCATGGGCTGCCATCCCAGGGCCGATCTCGTGTTTCAGGGTCTGAAGATCTTTTTCCAATCACTTTGTGTACTGTGTCCTGGATCACAAGACTTTATGAATTCTACACAGCTCCTGTTGTTAAATTCTGGTTCCATACA ATGTCATACCTTGCCTTCCTGATGTTATTCTCCTACACCATCTTAGTGAAGATGGACGATCAACCAGGTGTTCAGGAGTGGTTGGTCATCTTATATATATTGACCACAGCAGTGGAGAAAACCAGAGAA GTGTTAATGTCAGAACCAAGGAAACTGAGTCACAAACTGAAGATTTGGTTCTCAGAGTACTGGAATGTATCTGACTTCATTGCCATCGTCATCTTCCTGTTTGCTCTGGTGATGCGTTGGCATGCCGACCCATACCGGACCGTCGGACGGATCGCCTACTGTCTGGACATTATATTTTGGTTCGTCAGGGTGATGGATCTTCTGGCTGTCAATCAGCATGCCGGTCCCTACCTCACAATGATTACCAAAATG ACCTCGAACATGTTCTTTATCGTGGTGATGATGGCAATTGTACTGCTCAGTTTTGGGGTATCGAGGAAGGCCATCCTGTCACCAGATGAAGACCCATCGTGGAGTTTAGCTCGTGACGTGGTGTTCCAGCCATACTGGATGATCTATGGAGAGGTCTACGCATCAGAAATAGATCGTCAGTGGTTCAGTAGTAgtcattaa
- the zgc:174259 gene encoding alpha-1-antitrypsin translates to MHTALRVWILSVVVCLGRGHHHLGHTDDDSLSQVSSGNKEFAFQLYRRLAAHPNNQGKNIFYSPSSVSVALAALSVGARGDTHEQLLSGLGYNSSHVTQSAINQAFSMLLKRQDNSSDISEGTAVFLDNTFKPNAEFLKDLKEAFHTDVSNVNFHQTTESADTINKYVSDKTHGKIDKLVKDLDPGTIMYLISYIYFKGMWDSPFEAKLTKEDKFMVDENTEVPVQMMNKEDRFYTYRDMAINTTILRLPFNSSYSMFLLLPENMAVLEKEICPQHLTKWSKWMKKWTYDIFVPKISLKTTYSLKELLTEMGMTNMFDARADFSGISEGAKLLVSGVVHQATLDIDEAGATAAASTGIGITLMSLQHVPMLKFNRPFMLLITENTTDDILFMGKIMNPKI, encoded by the exons ATGCATACGGCCCTGCGTGTCTGGATCTTATCAGTGGTGGTGTGTTTGGGAAGAGGTCACCACCATCTGGGACACACTGATGATGACAGCCTCTCACAAGTGAGCTCAGGAAACAAAGAGTTTGCCTTCCAACTGTACAGGAGGTTGGCGGCTCATCCTAACAACCAGGGCAAGAACATCTTTTACTCTCCAAGTAGTGTGTCTGTCGCCTTGGCTGCCTTGTCAGTCGGAGCCCGGGGGGACACACATGAACAGCTGCTGAGTGGTCTGGGCTACAACAGCTCACACGTTACCCAGAGTGCCATCAATCAGGCCTTTAGTATGCTTCTCAAAAGGCAAGATAATTCCTCCGACATCAGTGAAGGGACCGCCGTGTTTCTGGATAACACCTTCAAGCCAAACGCCGAGTTCCTAAAAGATTTGAAAGAAGCCTTTCACACCGATGTGTCGAATGTCAACTTCCATCAAACAACAGAAAGTGCCGATACCATCAATAAATATGTGTCGGATAAGACCCATGGCAAGATCGATAAGTTGGTGAAGGACCTGGATCCAGGCACCATCATGTATCTGATAAGCTACATCTACTTCAAAG GAATGTGGGACAGTCCTTTTGAAGCCAAACTCACAAAAGAAGACAAGTTTATGGTTGATGAGAATACCGAG GTTCCTGTCCAGATGATGAACAAAGAGGATCGTTTTTATACCTATCGGGATATGGCAATTAACACGACAATCCTGCGCCTTCCCTTCAACAGCTCTTACTCCATGTTTCTGTTGTTGCCTGAAAACATGGCGGTACTGGAAAAGGAAATATGTCCACAGCATCTCACTAAATggtcaaaatggatgaaaaagtG GACTTATGATATATTTGTACCAAAGATCTCCTTGAAGACTACGTACTCTCTGAAGGAACTGCTGACTGAAATGGGAATGACAAACATGTTTGATGCTCGAGCAGATTTCAGTGGCATTTCGGAGGGGGCGAAGCTGTTGGTCTCTGGC GTTGTGCACCAAGCCACCCTTGACATTGACGAGGCCGGAGCCACCGCTGCGGCCTCCACCGGCATTGGCATCACTCTGATGTCCCTCCAACACGTCCCTATGCTGAAGTTCAATCGTCCATTCATGCTTCTCATCACCGAAAACACCACAGACGACATTCTCTTTATGGGCAAAATAATGAATCCGAAAATCTGA
- the trpm6 gene encoding transient receptor potential cation channel subfamily M member 6 isoform X2 has product MNTSQTSPPTMSHKSWIEATFSKRDCVKFIPSSRDLHRCIPVLQVCQSLIRCCCGRLVAEHSWQKAPPSTVIFPDPEQNVPEDWSLELHTRASPTNAYGTIDFQDSATRGCRAKFVRMSVDSKPEALLQLMLREWQMDRPKVLFSVHGGSENFTLTPKVKQAFTKGLITAARSTGAWILTDGINTGVSKYVGEAVKTFGGHNLRKRNTVGVTPWGVIDNNTNLIGRDVFRPYQPLGNPLSKRADLNSFHSHFLLVDDGTLGKYGCQEGFRKKLEKHIQLLKIHPRFNQRVPMVCVIVEGGPAIVSTVLDYVSNNPPVPVFVFEGSGRAADLFAFLHKHSDSDRQLDADIKEGFLLRIGEVFGVDRKEASCLCALLLECMDHRQSITIFDSESEDHMAPDAAILNTILKGTKSSAEEQLSMTLAWDRADIAQKSVLVYGQHWPVGSLEQAMLDALVMDRVSFVKLLIDNGMTMSHFLTVDRLEELYNMPQGQTDHFLHHLVEDVKQTSLPPGYRLSLIDMGLVIEYLIGGAYRSTYTRKHFRTAYNRLNSQRRGNPQEPHFFRTAQPYKRRASPQEPHFFRTAQPYKRKDQNVPRTTSVMAVWSTGLCEAPLAFSFNFNDVFVWAVLQQRQQMALFLWQHGEEALARATVACKLYRSMAFKARQSSMDDYIAEQFKAYSLEFGQLAVNVLDCAFRQNEKMAMKLLTSEMDAWSHFTSLQIAVSSCHRPFVSHSCTQSLLTDLWTGPLNMRKNSHLKIILSLLLPPAILLLEFKSKAEMCHVPQSHEAILFGRDTLKTGVRHDKTDHMANQDAEHGLPSQGRSRVSGSEDLFPITLCTVSWITRLYEFYTAPVVKFWFHTMSYLAFLMLFSYTILVKMDDQPGVQEWLVILYILTTAVEKTREVLMSEPRKLSHKLKIWFSEYWNVSDFIAIVIFLFALVMRWHADPYRTVGRIAYCLDIIFWFVRVMDLLAVNQHAGPYLTMITKMTSNMFFIVVMMAIVLLSFGVSRKAILSPDEDPSWSLARDVVFQPYWMIYGEVYASEIDPCDDGHPCAPASFLTAFLQAVYMFFQYIIMVNILIAFFNNIYFDMASTSNKLWKYNRYRYIMTYLDRPWLPPPLILLSHVSFALRAIYKRLNGNAEGDERSSGLKLYLARDDRKKLHEFEEKCVQAYLYEKNQDLYSSQMNRIGVTADRRNVHDGG; this is encoded by the exons ATGAACACGTCTCAAACTAGTCCTCCAACTATG TCACATAAATCATGGATTGAGGCAACATTCTCCAAGAGAGATTGTGTGAAGTTTATCCCCTCCTCCCGAGATCTACACAG ATGCATTCCAGTATTGCAAGTTTGCCAAAGCTTGATAAG GTGTTGTTGTGGTCGTCTAGTGGCGGAACACTCTTGGCAAAAGGCACCTCCCTCCACAGTCATCTTTCCTGATCCTGAACAGAATGTACCAGAGGACTGGTCCTTGGAGCTACACACTCGAGCCAGTCCCACCAATGCGTATGGGACCATCGACTTTCAGGACAGTGCAACACGTGGCTGTCGGGCCAAG TTTGTGCGCATGTCCGTGGACTCGAAGCCAGAGGCGCTGCTCCAACTGATGTTGAGGGAATGGCAGATGGATAGACCGAAGGTCCTATTTTCTGTCCATGGAGGATCTGAGAACTTCACCCTGACCCCCAAAGTCAAGCAAGCCTTCACTAAAGGCCTGATCACTGCGGCCCGCAGCACAGGGGCTTGGATACTTACTGATGGTATTAATACTG GTGTGTCCAAGTATGTGGGTGAGGCAGTGAAAACCTTTGGTGGCCACAACCTGAGGAAGAGGAACACAGTTGGGGTCACACCTTGGGGAGTGATAGACAACAACACAAACCTTATAGGAAGAGAT GTTTTCAGGCCTTACCAGCCACTGGGGAACCCTTTGAGCAAGAGAGCCGATCTGAACAGTTTCCACTCCCACTTTCTACTGGTGGATGATGGAACTTTAGGAAAATATGGTTGTCAAGAAGGATTCAGGAAGAAGCTGGAGAAACACATTCAACTGCTGAAGATCCACCCTC GATTTAACCAAAGAGTGCCAATGGTGTGTGTGATAGTAGAAGGAGGCCCTGCCATTGTTTCCACAGTGCTGGACTATGTCAGTAATAACCCCCCTGTACCAGTCTTCGTGTTTGAGGGATCTGGAAGGGCTGCGGACCTGTTTGCCTTTTTACATAAGCACTCTGATAGTGACAG GCAGTTAGATGCAGACATTAAAGAGGGTTTCCTTTTAAGGATTGGAGAGGTGTTTGGAGTCGACAGAAAGGAAGCGTCTTGCCTTTGCGCTCTCCTCCTGGAATGTATGGATCACAGACAATCT ATAACCATCTTTGATTCAGAGTCAGAGGACCACATGGCCCCAGATGCCGCCATTTTGAACACTATTCTCAAGG GCACAAAGTCAAGTGCTGAAGAGCAGCTGAGTATGACTCTAGCCTGGGACAGGGCTGACATTGCACAGAAAAGCGTTCTGGTGTATGGACAACATTGGCCG GTGGGTTCATTGGAACAGGCCATGCTGGATGCTTTGGTGATGGACCGCGTCAGTTTTGTCAAATTGCTGATTGACAATGGAATGACTATGAGTCACTTCCTCACCGTGGATCGCCTGGAGGAACTTTATAACATG CCTCAAGGACAGACTGACCATTTTCTTCATCACCTTGTTGAGGATGTGAAACAG acctCTCTACCTCCAGGATACCGGCTGTCTCTCATTGACATGGGCTTAGTCATAGAATACCTCATCGGAGGAGCGTACCGCAGCACCTATACACGCAAACACTTCAGAACTGCCTACAATAGACTAAACTCTCAACGAAGGGGAAATCCTCAGGAACCGCATTTCTTTCGAACTGCTCAGCCTTACAAACGGAGGGCAAGTCCTCAGGAACCGCATTTCTTTCGAACTGCTCAGCCTTACAAACGGAAG GACCAGAACGTGCCACGTACTACCAGTGTAATGGCTGTATGGAGTACCGGACTTTGTGAAGCACCACTGGCTTTTTCTTTCAACTTTAATGATGTCTTTGTGTGGGCCGTGCTTCAGCAGCGCCAACAGATGGCGCTGTTCCTGTGGCAACATGGCGAAGAGGCTCTTGCTCGGGCCACAGTAGCTTGCAAGCTTTACCGCTCTATGGCCTTTAAGGCACGGCAAAGCAGCATGGATGATTACATTGCGGAGCAATTCAAAGCATATTCACT TGAATTTGGGCAGCTGGCAGTGAATGTTTTAGACTGCGCATTTCGTcagaatgagaagatggcaatGAAGCTGCTCACTTCTGAGATGGACGCATGGAGCCACTTTACCAGCCTGCAAATTGCAGTTTCCTCATGTCACAGACCTTTTGTTTCGCACTCTTGTACTCAGTCCCTCCTCACTGATCTCTGGACCGGTCCACTCAACATGAGAAAAAACTCACATTTAAAG atcattttgagccttctCCTGCCTCCTGCCATTCTGCTTTTGGAATTCAAAAGTAAAGCTGAAATGTGTCATGTTCCCCAGTCTCATGAGGCAATTCTGTTTGGACGTGACACTCTTAAGACAGGAGTAAGGCATGATAAAACCGATCACATG GCTAACCAGGATGCAGAGCATGGGCTGCCATCCCAGGGCCGATCTCGTGTTTCAGGGTCTGAAGATCTTTTTCCAATCACTTTGTGTACTGTGTCCTGGATCACAAGACTTTATGAATTCTACACAGCTCCTGTTGTTAAATTCTGGTTCCATACA ATGTCATACCTTGCCTTCCTGATGTTATTCTCCTACACCATCTTAGTGAAGATGGACGATCAACCAGGTGTTCAGGAGTGGTTGGTCATCTTATATATATTGACCACAGCAGTGGAGAAAACCAGAGAA GTGTTAATGTCAGAACCAAGGAAACTGAGTCACAAACTGAAGATTTGGTTCTCAGAGTACTGGAATGTATCTGACTTCATTGCCATCGTCATCTTCCTGTTTGCTCTGGTGATGCGTTGGCATGCCGACCCATACCGGACCGTCGGACGGATCGCCTACTGTCTGGACATTATATTTTGGTTCGTCAGGGTGATGGATCTTCTGGCTGTCAATCAGCATGCCGGTCCCTACCTCACAATGATTACCAAAATG ACCTCGAACATGTTCTTTATCGTGGTGATGATGGCAATTGTACTGCTCAGTTTTGGGGTATCGAGGAAGGCCATCCTGTCACCAGATGAAGACCCATCGTGGAGTTTAGCTCGTGACGTGGTGTTCCAGCCATACTGGATGATCTATGGAGAGGTCTACGCATCAGAAATAGATC CTTGTGATGATGGTCATCCATGTGCTCCTGCTTCCTTTCTCACGGCATTCCTTCAAGCCGTCTACATGTTTTTTCAGTACATCATCATGGTCAACATTCTCATTGCATTTTTTAA